Within the Bacteroidota bacterium genome, the region CGAGTTGGAATCCCGCCGTGCCGGGCTAGAAACAAGGCTGGGTCTGCCCTTCACCCAACAGGATAGCCTTGAGCAGTTGCTGGCCATGAAGAACGAATTGCAGGCGCTACTCCAGAGTGATGCCTCGACCCATACGGAAGCAAACGAAGCATCCACCGAAGCCAGCGAGCAGACCGAAGGCAACGCACCGCCCCAACAATCCACGGAACAGGAGCAAGCCGAGCGCATTCAGGCGTTGGTGACCGCGTTTGACGCGCTCATGGCCGGACGCGCCTCGACAAGAGAAGGCAGCGAGTCCGGTACCGAGGCTGACGACCCGCCTGATCCATCCATGCAGATCCCTGCATCCCATCGTTCTTCCTCCCCTCACCTTGGCCCTCGCTGGACCGAAAGGCTGCAATCGGCCAATGCTGATGATAGACAGCCAACGCTATTGGAGGTGGCGTAAGTACATTTCCCTTGCTTTAGCGCGCCTGCCCTGCTATGTTGGGCCACAAATTGACGTAAGTCACACTTCGCCTTCTCTGGAAGGCGAACTAAAAGGCCCTCACCCGGGGGCCTTTTTTCATGCCAGATAGTTTTGTAATGCGCCTCGAATCCCCTGGCATTCTTTTTCAGCCAGACGCCCCATTTTATGGGTCAAGCGCTTGGCATCCCATAGCCGTAGCTGGGTCAGCATGGCGCATTGTTGCCTGCCGTTGAAGTCGAAACGGTAATAATGCGGCGAGTCTTTGATTTTCGTGGTCAGCGGTATGCCCCAGAAGATGCGCTGGTTGAACTTCTTGACCACCAATACCGGACGGTTGCAGGCATCGCTCTTGCCGTCTGTTTCATGCCCGATATTGATGCCAATCGAACCCCACCATATTTCCCGCTCTTTGAAGGTTGGTGGCGGTTTCTGCTCATGCAGTTCCGCCTTGAGCCTGGTCCATCCGGTGAAGTCTTTGCACACCATAGAGCGACTTATCGCACAGGTAGTGCCTTATCACCAGCATTTTTACGCCTGCTGATCCACTGCTGACACACCCCCAACCCTTGTTACTCGAAGTCGCCTGCCTGCTGAACGGGCTACCTGCCGCTTGCCACTTCTGCCACAGACGCTCTGTGTACCCCTGGGTTCGGTTGTGCCTGCTGCCTGGTATACTTAATGGCTTGTCTGATGCTTCTTCATACGCTGTTTGACAGAGCGTTTCCCGCTTTGTGGGTATCACACGTCGTTTGGGTCTGACCGCTCCGGCCAGCGGGTCAACCACCTGCCCGCTTAAACGTGTGGGTAGTTGACCCGCGGCCCTTCATGACCGGTCTTTCCCTTCTCCGTTGTTTCACCCCAAACAAAGGAGGGAATCTCATGACAAATAACCGGCGCAAAAGAGGACATAACGCTGCCAAAACCGATATCTACCAAACCGTCACCGATGCCATTATCGCTGCTATCGAATCAGGGCAGACCGCTGAGAAATTCGTGATGCCCTGGGATGGCTTCACCAGCCTACCGCTCAACGCTTCGACGGGCAAGAGCTATCGGGGCATTAACATTCCCATGTTGTGGGTGCATCAGATGGAGCGGAGGTGCTGTTCAGGCTACTGGGCGACCTACAAGCAGTGGCAGGAGCTGGGCGCACAGGTGCGTAAAGGTGAGAAGGGTGCCGGTATCGTCTTCTGGAAACTCCTGGATGTCGAGCCGGAAGAGGATAATGACGAGGGAGAAACCCGTATGTTTGCCCGCTGGTCCACCGTTTTCAATGCCGATCAGGTGGATGGCTTTACAATTCCTGCCAGCGAAAACCAGGGCAATGCCCGGATTATCGAAACAGCCGAAGACTTCATGGCAGCTACCGGCGCAAGGATTACGCATGGTGGGACTCGGGCCTACTACCAGCGTGGGACGGATACGATTGCGTTGCCGGAGCAGAGCAGCTTTCACGATACGCCCACCAGTACGGCGACTGAAGCTTACTATTCCACGGCCCTGCATGAGCTGACTCACTGGACCGGCGCACCCAAGCGGCTGGACCGCAAGAAAGGCAAACGTTTCGGGGATGCTGATTATGCCTTTGAGGAGCTGATTGCTGAACTGGGTGCAGCCATGCTCTGTGCCACCCTTGGTATCACCTCCAGCACCCGGCCCGATCACGCACACTATATCGATGGCTGGTTAAAAGCGCTCAAAAACGATAAACGCTTCATCTTCTCCGCCGCTTCACAGGCTCAGAAAGCTGCTGATTATCTCCTCTCGCTTCAGCCGGAAGTCTAAATCCACCGCAGGTCTGGCAGACCATCAGCCGTCCCGATGACGGGACGGCTTTTTGCGGTTTATGGTGGTGAAGTTTATGAATAGCGCCGGACTCAAAGGGATCAGTTAACGTAACACTTTTCCGTTACGATTTTCGTGGTTACCCCTTACATAAGGGTGCAATCCTCAGTGCTTTCGAAAAACAGGAGTAAGTAATGCGTAGGTACGGTGTATGATTCTTCTTATGTACAAACCGATGTTCAAAACGATTAGTTTGCGGATGGCCTTTTATGAAAGAAATTCCATCGCTGAAATTCATATCTTTTCTGCTTTAGCAGCTTTGATTTCTGTATCGAAAATCGCAATGAGGCTATTTAGGTATTCTTCATGGCGCTCAGGTTCTGACCTAGCAGCTTTCAAGCAAATATCGCCCAGAGCAAGAACAATAGGTACGGTGTCGGTTCCTTGTGCACGAAGATCGGTCATCAGCTTATCGAGTTCATGGAGACAATGCTCTTTGGTGGTCACTATTCGAAACTGCTGATGTTAATTTGGTGAAAGAATCACGCGAATTTAACAGAGCATGTAGTGCATTTCAATGATATTCTGTGCCATTCTACGTGTTACCGCCCTTAGAGGTCGGGGACATGGATGGACACAGCTATTCTTTTGTGTCGTTTATGAGAAGCGCCGTTCTTAAAAGGGTTATTTGTAGGTAATCAGTCAAATTTCTCCTTTCAGCTCAAGTAACCGCTGCTCATCACCTTCAATAAAACTTTGCAAATATTCAGTGCTGATTTCTAGACACTTTTCTTGATGCTCAACCGCTTTCTCTATCCTATCTTTCTCGATTTGGCATTCTTGGGTGCCAGCGAGATTTAACCATAAACGTACGCTACGGAAGTTCCTCAGAGAGGGTTCACTGAAAAGGAACCTTTTTGC harbors:
- a CDS encoding zincin-like metallopeptidase domain-containing protein; this translates as MTNNRRKRGHNAAKTDIYQTVTDAIIAAIESGQTAEKFVMPWDGFTSLPLNASTGKSYRGINIPMLWVHQMERRCCSGYWATYKQWQELGAQVRKGEKGAGIVFWKLLDVEPEEDNDEGETRMFARWSTVFNADQVDGFTIPASENQGNARIIETAEDFMAATGARITHGGTRAYYQRGTDTIALPEQSSFHDTPTSTATEAYYSTALHELTHWTGAPKRLDRKKGKRFGDADYAFEELIAELGAAMLCATLGITSSTRPDHAHYIDGWLKALKNDKRFIFSAASQAQKAADYLLSLQPEV
- a CDS encoding type II toxin-antitoxin system PemK/MazF family toxin codes for the protein MVCKDFTGWTRLKAELHEQKPPPTFKEREIWWGSIGINIGHETDGKSDACNRPVLVVKKFNQRIFWGIPLTTKIKDSPHYYRFDFNGRQQCAMLTQLRLWDAKRLTHKMGRLAEKECQGIRGALQNYLA